In Brachypodium distachyon strain Bd21 chromosome 2, Brachypodium_distachyon_v3.0, whole genome shotgun sequence, one genomic interval encodes:
- the LOC100822431 gene encoding uncharacterized protein LOC100822431 — protein sequence MEEEDRVIVPRQGVLLRDDADAAVEIAAADDSTEDEEDAGFEFEFPLVGSRGSSPALADELFADGRIRPLYPVFGRGADRCLPPPAPAPEQMKTTATRGQLGRLFMEETRAWNNSLSLSSGSTSSSSSTSSADLDDGGLEGLPPESYCVWAPGSSAAAGGSSPRPRARKSASMGSSMARWRRISDLVVGRSHSDGGKGKLLFLPPPPPKPKPSPAGKKKAAAATEIGTVAAARRMAYYGAAKQQQQQGGVPRRTFLPYREELVGFFANVNGVSRSSHPHPY from the coding sequence atggaggaggaggacagagTTATCGTCCCACGGCAAGGAGTCCTGCTGCGAGACGATGCAGACGCCGCCGTCGAGATCGCGGCGGCTGACGATTCGACggaggacgaagaagacgcggggttcgagttcgagttccCCTTGGTCGGCAGCAGGGGATCCTCCCCGGCGCTGGCGGACGAGCTCTTCGCCGACGGCCGCATCAGGCCCTTGTAccccgtcttcggccggggagCCGATCgctgccttcctcctcctgccccggcgccggagcagatgaagacgacggcgacgaggggGCAGCTGGGGCGGCTGTTCATGGAGGAGACACGCGCGTGGAACAACTCGCTTTCGCTGTCGAGCGGGTcgacctcgtcgtcgtcttccacGTCGTCCGCGGACCTCGACGACGGCGGGCTGGAGGGGCTGCCGCCGGAGAGCTACTGCGTGTGGGCGCCtgggtcgtcggcggcggcgggaggatcGTCCCCGCGGCCACGGGCGAGGAAGAGCGCGTCGATGGGGTCGTCCATGGCGCGGTGGCGCCGCATCAGCgacctcgtcgtcggccgcaGCCACAGCGACGGCGGCAAGGGcaagctcctcttcctccccccgCCACCGCCCAAGCCGAAGCCTAGTCCGGCAGGCAAGAAGAAGGCTGCAGCCGCCACGGAGATCGGCacggtggccgccgcccggcGGATGGCCTACTACGGCGCcgcgaagcagcagcagcagcagggcggCGTGCCAAGGCGGACGTTCTTGCCGtaccgggaggagctcgtggGGTTCTTCGCTAACGTCAATGGCgtcagccgcagcagccacCCGCACCCATACTGA